In one window of Miscanthus floridulus cultivar M001 chromosome 12, ASM1932011v1, whole genome shotgun sequence DNA:
- the LOC136496295 gene encoding uncharacterized protein produces the protein MAEIVIAIMAIPIATTTVVITDNVQKSEDDVTKNEMLIVSCDNLEPSTITSAEHESKDSFWQRARLLLQLLCQDGGGSMLGGIGSTIAQGMTFGTVSAMAHRVVDSVLGPRTIQHETVVSEAAAAPAAPAMDTDACSIHSKAFQDEHGETEEFFTSYDEVFESFDDMDLQENLLRGIYAYGLEKPSAIQQRGIVPFCKGLDVIQQAQFMRALGCPSALITSRCLFFDEADEMLSRGFKDQL, from the exons atggcggagatcgttattgccatcatggcgatcccgattgccactACGACCGTAGTTATTACG gacaatgtacaaaagagcgaggatgatgtGACAAAAAATGAGATGCTCAtagtctcatgtgacaatttagaaccatcaactattacttctgctgaacatgagagcaaag ATTCTTTTTGGCAGCGCGCcaggctcctcctccagctcctgtgTCAGGATGGCGGTGGCTCCATGCTTGGAGGAATCGGGTCCACCATTGCTCAAG GTATGACATTTGGTACTGTTAGTGCCATGGCACACAGGGTTGTTGATTCTGTATTGGGTCCCCGGACCATTCAGCATGAGACTGTTGTCTCAGAGGCTGCTGCTGCCCCTGCTGCTCCAGCGATGGACACTGATGCTTGCAGCATCCATTCTAAGGCCTTCCAAGAT GAGCACGGTGAGACTGAGGAGTTCTTCACTTCATATGATGAAGTTTTTGAGAGTTTTGATGACATGGACCTCCAAGAGAATCTTCTGAGAGGCATTTATGCTTATG GTCTTGAGAAGCCTTCTGCAATTCAGCAGAGAGGAATTGTTCCCTTCTGCAAGGGGCTTGATGTCATTCAGCAAGCACAATTCATGCGCGCGCTTG GGTGTCCCTCCGCCCTGATAACATCAAGATGTTTGTTCTTTGATGAAGCTGATGAAATGCTTTCTCGTGGTTTCAAGGATCAG CTTTAA
- the LOC136498277 gene encoding cytochrome c-like, with amino-acid sequence MASFGEAPVGDAGSGEKIFRTKCAQCHTVERGGAHKQGPNLHGLFGRQSGTTLGYAYSTANKNMAVVWEEATLYDYLLNPKKYIPGTKMVFPGLKKPKERTDLIAYLKESTTA; translated from the coding sequence ATGGCTTCCTTCGGCGAGGCCCCTGTCGGTGACGCCGGCAGCGGCGAGAAGATCTTCCGCACCAAGTGCGCGCAGTGCCATACGGTGGAGCGAGGCGGCGCGCACAAGCAGGGGCCCAACCTGCACGGCCTCTTCGGCCGCCAGTCCGGCACCACCCTCGGCTACGCCTACTCCACGGCCAACAAGAACATGGCCGTCGTGTGGGAGGAGGCCACCCTGTACGACTACCTCCTCAACCCCAAGAAGTACATCCCGGGCACAAAGATGGTCTTCCCGGGGCTCAAGAAGCCCAAGGAGCGCACCGATCTCATCGCCTACCTCAAGGAATCCACCACGGCTTAA